CCGGTGAGACGGAGCAGCCCTTCGGTTATTTGGTGCCTCAGCAGAAAGTGGCGGAACTTGCAAATAGTAGTCTCGTCCGGAATCCTCTGCATTGACACACCGGCAAAGCGGCGCATGGACTCAGTGTCATAAAGGCTTTCTTCCATTGCCGGGTCCGACAAGCCGTACCATTGCTGCATCAGATAAATTCGCAGCATAACCTTGGCCGGAACGGGTCGGCGCCCTTTACGCGACTTCGGGTATTTGCTTAGTATGGGTTCAAGCAGTAGTTCCCACGGTAAAATCTCGTCCATTTTTTCAAGGAACCGCTGTTTACGGGTTACTTTCTTTTTGTTTTTGTAAGCTAAATCGGAAAAACTGGGCTTATTCGGCATTACCCCCGTCCTCACTTCTCTATAATACTATACCA
This genomic window from Candidatus Dadabacteria bacterium contains:
- a CDS encoding transposase yields the protein MPNKPSFSDLAYKNKKKVTRKQRFLEKMDEILPWELLLEPILSKYPKSRKGRRPVPAKVMLRIYLMQQWYGLSDPAMEESLYDTESMRRFAGVSMQRIPDETTICKFRHFLLRHQITEGLLRLTGECLSECGLTVSKGNIAEPRIRRVRQKADAGKR